One window from the genome of Brettanomyces bruxellensis chromosome 2, complete sequence encodes:
- the HAM1 gene encoding nucleoside triphosphate pyrophosphohydrolase ham1 (BUSCO:EOG09264YHS) → MSTITFVTGNINKLKEVTAILSGSKELSAETKVGKFTITNRKIDLDELQGTVEEVIKRKCMQAAKVIGGPVMCEDTCLCFKAMQYQLPGPYIKWFVKYVGLDGINKMLDGFDDRSAQAVTTFGYCEGPGSDVHLFQGRTDGKIVSKRGPTDFGWDAIFQPDGFETTYSEMRGPEKNKISQRYKALSKLKEFLMAQ, encoded by the coding sequence ATGAGTACAATTACGTTTGTTACAGGAAATATCAACAAGCTCAAAGAGGTGACGGCGATTCTCTCTGGCTCTAAAGAGCTTTCAGCAGAAACAAAGGTTGGAAAGTTCACCATCACAAATCGCAAGATAGATTTAGATGAATTGCAAGGAACCGTGGAAGAAGtgataaaaaggaagtgTATGCAGGCAGCAAAGGTGATTGGCGGACCAGTCATGTGTGAGGATACATGTTTGTGCTTTAAAGCAATGCAATATCAATTGCCAGGACCATACATTAAGTGGTTTGTCAAGTATGTTGGATTGGACGGCATAAACAAGATGCTAGATGGATTTGATGATCGGTCTGCACAGGCAGTGACCACTTTTGGATACTGTGAGGGTCCTGGATCTGAtgttcatctttttcaggGAAGAACGGATGGAAAAATTGTTTCTAAAAGAGGTCCTACCGATTTTGGTTGGGATGCAATCTTCCAACCGGATGGATTTGAAACTACATATTCCGAAATGAGGGGTCCtgaaaagaacaagatCAGCCAGAGATACAAGGCTCTATCGAAGCTTAAGGAGTTTTTAATGGCACAATAA